From a region of the Corvus cornix cornix isolate S_Up_H32 chromosome 2, ASM73873v5, whole genome shotgun sequence genome:
- the OTULIN gene encoding ubiquitin thioesterase otulin isoform X2, producing the protein MTEPTSLSAGAEEKKESVPTQLVKHTNEVGAASEELVSANAAAGQKEQNTSEIRQDYVYRSSGRPEKRDMSKSPVTDQDAPRNCELYVPVTSNCSAVESSEESEEDMYRDEEEIEREKILLCETNSSEYKLSVSPEMDIMEYCRKEWRGNTPVAKRMRKGYEAVAQKFASIRRIRGDNYCAFRATLFQALSQATQLPRWLQSEDFTTLPENLLSKYDWIKQWQLKQKPGKKMGEISDEIKEYLILLRKKWKNISEIKDPLEKQEACDKLFKNEEEEYSLYEALKFLMLNTAIELYNADKSGRRVPVFSWLLFARDTSSNPCQLMQNHLNHIGHSGGLEQVEMFLLAYALQYTIQVYRLYKYSTDEFITLYPNDPEEDWPVVTLITEDDRHYNIPVRMCQETML; encoded by the exons ATGACAGAACCAACCAGCCTTTCTGCAggtgcagaagagaaaaaagagagtgTTCCCACACAGCTGGTGAAGCATACAAATGAAGTTGGTGCTGCTTCTGAGGAACTTGTCTcagcaaatgcagctgcagGCCAGAAAGAGCAAAATACATCAGAAATAAGACAAGACTATGTATACAGAAGTAGTGGGAGACCTGAGAAGAGAGATATGAGTAAATCTCCTGTGACGGATCAGGATGCACCTAGAAACTGTGAACTGTATGTACCTGTGACTAGTAATTGTTCAGCAGTGGAGTCATCTGAGGAGAG TGAGGAGGACATGTATCGTGATGAAGAAGAaatagagagagagaaaatactgctttgtgAAACAAACTCATCAG AATATAAACTAAGTGTTTCACCTGAAATGGACATCATGGAGTATTGCAGAAAAGAATGGAGAGGAAATACACCAGTAGCAAAAAGGATGAGAAAG gGCTATGAAGCAGTTGCTCAGAAGTTTGCCTCTATAAGGAGAATACGAGGTGATAACTATTGTGCCTTCAGAGCAACTCTTTTCCAGGCATTAAGCCAAGCTACCCAGTTACCAAGGTGGCTGCAGAGTGAGGATTTTACTACG CTTCCTGAAAACTTGCTGAGCAAGTATGACTGGATCAAGCAGTGGCAGCTAAAACAGAAACCTGGCAAGAAGATGGGAGAAATAAGTGATGAAATAAAAGAGTATTTAATACTTCTAAGGAAAAAG TGGAAGAATATAAGTGAAATAAAGGATCCCCTTGAGAAACAAGAGGCTTGTGATAAATTGTTTAAAAACGAAGAGGAGGAGTATAGTCTCTATGAAGCGCTGAAATTTTTGATGCTTAACACTGCCATTGAATTATACAACGCCGATAAAAGTGGAAGGAGAGTGCCTGTCTTCTCCTGGCTCCTGTTTGCACGGGATACATCCAGCAACCCTTGTCAGTTAATGCAAAATCACTTGAATCATATTGGTCACAGTGGAGGCCTTGAACAA gtggaaatgtttcttcttgCTTATGCTCTGCAGTACACCATCCAAGTGTACCGACTCTATAAGTACAGCACTGATGAGTTCATCACACTTTACCCCAATGACCCGGAGGAGGACTGGCCTGTGGTGACTCTCATAACTGAAGATGACAGACATTATAATATTCCAGTCAGAATGTGCCAAGAGACGATGCTGTAA
- the OTULIN gene encoding ubiquitin thioesterase otulin isoform X1, whose product MSGERRRPGRAPRPPLGPGPAAAPGARRALPASGGGSERCRAGQSAAESQDNLQGWMTEPTSLSAGAEEKKESVPTQLVKHTNEVGAASEELVSANAAAGQKEQNTSEIRQDYVYRSSGRPEKRDMSKSPVTDQDAPRNCELYVPVTSNCSAVESSEESEEDMYRDEEEIEREKILLCETNSSEYKLSVSPEMDIMEYCRKEWRGNTPVAKRMRKGYEAVAQKFASIRRIRGDNYCAFRATLFQALSQATQLPRWLQSEDFTTLPENLLSKYDWIKQWQLKQKPGKKMGEISDEIKEYLILLRKKWKNISEIKDPLEKQEACDKLFKNEEEEYSLYEALKFLMLNTAIELYNADKSGRRVPVFSWLLFARDTSSNPCQLMQNHLNHIGHSGGLEQVEMFLLAYALQYTIQVYRLYKYSTDEFITLYPNDPEEDWPVVTLITEDDRHYNIPVRMCQETML is encoded by the exons ATGAGCGGCGAacggcggcggccgggccgaGCTCCGCGCCCTCCCCTcgggcccggcccggcagcGGCCCCCGGGGCTCGGCGGGCGCTGCCGGCTTCGGGCGGCGGCTCGGAGCGGTGCCGGGCGGGACAGAGCGCGGCGGAAAG CCAGGATAATCTTCAAGGGTGGATGACAGAACCAACCAGCCTTTCTGCAggtgcagaagagaaaaaagagagtgTTCCCACACAGCTGGTGAAGCATACAAATGAAGTTGGTGCTGCTTCTGAGGAACTTGTCTcagcaaatgcagctgcagGCCAGAAAGAGCAAAATACATCAGAAATAAGACAAGACTATGTATACAGAAGTAGTGGGAGACCTGAGAAGAGAGATATGAGTAAATCTCCTGTGACGGATCAGGATGCACCTAGAAACTGTGAACTGTATGTACCTGTGACTAGTAATTGTTCAGCAGTGGAGTCATCTGAGGAGAG TGAGGAGGACATGTATCGTGATGAAGAAGAaatagagagagagaaaatactgctttgtgAAACAAACTCATCAG AATATAAACTAAGTGTTTCACCTGAAATGGACATCATGGAGTATTGCAGAAAAGAATGGAGAGGAAATACACCAGTAGCAAAAAGGATGAGAAAG gGCTATGAAGCAGTTGCTCAGAAGTTTGCCTCTATAAGGAGAATACGAGGTGATAACTATTGTGCCTTCAGAGCAACTCTTTTCCAGGCATTAAGCCAAGCTACCCAGTTACCAAGGTGGCTGCAGAGTGAGGATTTTACTACG CTTCCTGAAAACTTGCTGAGCAAGTATGACTGGATCAAGCAGTGGCAGCTAAAACAGAAACCTGGCAAGAAGATGGGAGAAATAAGTGATGAAATAAAAGAGTATTTAATACTTCTAAGGAAAAAG TGGAAGAATATAAGTGAAATAAAGGATCCCCTTGAGAAACAAGAGGCTTGTGATAAATTGTTTAAAAACGAAGAGGAGGAGTATAGTCTCTATGAAGCGCTGAAATTTTTGATGCTTAACACTGCCATTGAATTATACAACGCCGATAAAAGTGGAAGGAGAGTGCCTGTCTTCTCCTGGCTCCTGTTTGCACGGGATACATCCAGCAACCCTTGTCAGTTAATGCAAAATCACTTGAATCATATTGGTCACAGTGGAGGCCTTGAACAA gtggaaatgtttcttcttgCTTATGCTCTGCAGTACACCATCCAAGTGTACCGACTCTATAAGTACAGCACTGATGAGTTCATCACACTTTACCCCAATGACCCGGAGGAGGACTGGCCTGTGGTGACTCTCATAACTGAAGATGACAGACATTATAATATTCCAGTCAGAATGTGCCAAGAGACGATGCTGTAA